A genomic region of Pseudoalteromonas piscicida contains the following coding sequences:
- a CDS encoding ABC transporter ATP-binding protein: MDKTILALHQVSKVFFGEDVETHAISNINLEIERGDYVAITGPSGSGKSTLLSILGLLDDITSGSYRIQDIETSTLDADTQAELRNLHIGFVFQSFNLLDGLTVFDNVALPLQYREPALATDEIERRVMGALKQVEMSHRAKHKPNQLSGGQQQRVAIARALAGEPSILLVDEPTGNLDSKNGDAVMALLGELNSQGTTICMVTHDIRYAGYAKRQIQLLDGVQVSSSVAKRDICTAEVV, encoded by the coding sequence ATGGACAAGACAATTTTGGCATTACATCAAGTGAGCAAAGTGTTCTTTGGCGAGGATGTTGAAACTCACGCCATTAGCAACATTAACCTTGAAATTGAAAGGGGCGATTACGTTGCGATAACTGGTCCGTCAGGATCGGGAAAATCCACTCTATTGAGCATTCTTGGACTATTAGATGACATCACTTCGGGCAGCTATCGCATCCAAGATATAGAAACCAGTACGCTAGACGCAGACACGCAAGCAGAGCTGCGTAATTTGCATATCGGTTTTGTCTTTCAGTCATTTAATCTACTCGATGGGTTAACGGTATTTGATAATGTGGCTTTACCGCTTCAATATCGTGAGCCTGCGCTTGCGACTGACGAAATTGAGCGCCGTGTGATGGGTGCACTTAAGCAAGTTGAAATGTCCCACCGAGCAAAACATAAACCAAACCAACTATCTGGTGGCCAGCAGCAGCGAGTGGCTATTGCGCGTGCGCTTGCAGGCGAGCCAAGTATTTTATTAGTCGATGAACCAACTGGAAACCTCGATTCTAAAAATGGTGATGCGGTAATGGCCTTGCTGGGGGAGTTGAATAGTCAAGGCACAACCATTTGCATGGTGACGCACGATATTCGCTATGCAGGTTATGCCAAGCGGCAAATTCAGCTTTTAGATGGTGTACAGGTTTCATCAAGCGTTGCAAAACGCGATATTTGTACTGCGGAGGTGGTGTAA